The Breoghania sp. L-A4 sequence CCTCGATCCGGGCCTCGGCTTCGGCAAGACCATGGCGCAGAACCACGTGATCCTGCGCGAGTTCAAAGCCTTCAGGCGGCACGGCTGCGCGCTCTTCGCCGGCGCCTCGCGCAAGCGGTTTATCGGCGCGCTGACGGGACGCGCGGACGCGGAGGACCGCATGGCGGGATCGCTGGCGGCGCATGTGCTGGCGGTGGCCGGCGGCGCGGACATTGTTCGCGTGCACGACGTTCGCGAACATGTCGACGCGGTGCGCGTCGCGGATGCGGTCGTGCGCGGCACGGGAGATCAGCAGTGAGTGACGACACGCAGCCGATGCGCGCGGCCCTGGGCTTCGGCTCCAACATCGGCGACAAGCAGGCCTATCTGGAAGACGCCATCGCGCGGATTGATGCGACGCCGGAGATCACGCTCATCGCGCGGTCTTCTCTCTACCGCACCGAGCCGTGGGGCATCACGGACCAGGACTGGTTCCTCAACGCCTGCGCGTTGGTCGAAACGACCTTGTCCGCATCCGCGCTCCTGGCGCGCTGCCTCGAAGTCGAGCAGGAACTCGGACGGGTGCGCGATGTGCGCTGGGGCCCGCGCAAGATTGACATCGACGTGCTGGTCTTCGGCGACGCGCGGATCGACGCCGACGGACTGACGATCCCGCACCCGCGCATCCACGAGCGCGCCTTCGTTCTGGTGCCGCTCGCCGAAATCTGGCCCGGCGCGCCGGTTGGCGCGGGTCTGACGGCGGCCGGCGCGCTTAAAGACTGCCCGGACGTGGACGGCGTGACGCGGATCAGTTGAGAAACAGCAGTCCGGCATTCAACGCCGTGGCGAACGCCACCCAGGCGGCATAGGGCACGAACAGCGCCGCCGCCAGCCGGTCGACGGGTGCGCCGCGGCCGATGAACGCCACGATCGCCAGCAGCAGCGCGATGATGATCGCCAGTCCGGTTGCCAGCGAGTGCACCGTGAACACCACCGGACTCCAGCTCAGGTTCAACGCCATTTGCGCCGCCCAGGCGGCCATGGCGGCGCCCGCGCCCGGTGTTTCCGCCGCCCGCGCCCGCCAGATGCGCCAGCCGGCGATGCCGATCAGCACGTAAAGGATCGTCCACGCCGGGGCGAAGAGCCAGTCCGGCGGCGTAAACGCCGGTTTTTCAAGCCCCGCATACCAGGCGCCGGGAAGATTGGTGGCGCCGATGAACAGGCCGCCGCCAAGGGAGAGTACGAGAAAAAAGGCAAGCGACAGCCAGTCGCGTTTGGTCATGAGAGGTCCACCTGGTTCGGATTTGCGAGGAATCGGATGTGCCCGGACACCCTGCGGTCATCGGAAGAGTTCCACAAAGCTGCGCATGTGATGGCGCGCCTGCTCCGGGGTTTGCGTGAACTCCGCGCCATGCGGACAGGCGAGGCGCGCCATGCAGCCGAGGATACAGCCCGCGTCTCCCGCATGATCGCGCATGAGGCGGGCATGGCACAGGGGCACGTCATAGGCGGTCGGCGTCAGCGCGCCGGCGGGGCAGGCCGCGATGCAGGGTTTTTCCGTGCAGCTCTCGCATGGCCCGGCGACCCCGTTCATCCTGAAGGTCCCGAAGCGTTCGGTTGAGACGAAGGCCGCGCGAAACGCCGCCCACGGGCCATAGATCTCATGCGCCAGCACGCCCATGGGCGCGCGCGAGAACCCGCCGGCGCGCAGCGCCCAGCCCTGGAACGGGTGATAGGGCGGGCCGTCAAAGGGGAACAGCGGGGTAAATCCGAAGTGGGCGGCAATGGCGCTCAGCACGCGCCGGGTGAAGCGGTCGAGCGGATTACCGGCGCCGTCCGCGTATTCCGGCGACGCGGAAAAGCGCTGCCAAAGGGCGGGTCCCGCATTGCCGATCAGCAGCAGGGTCCGCGCCGGCGCACCGCCTTGGGCGGGGACGGAATCATCCGCGCGCGGATGAAAGCCCCCGAGTGCGAGAAATCCCGCCCCGGCGAGCCGTTTGGAAAGCCGTGTCGCGTCACTCAGGTGCATGGCCGCCATTTGCTTTTTCTGTTTTTCATGTGTGTCCATGCGCGCGGCGGGACCGCGCATCTGTCTGCTGGTCATGCAATTATCTGAAAAGCGTGTTGCCTCGGCCACAGCCTGCCAGCAAATGACCATATGGCAAAGCCGTCGCGGCGATTCCGTACCTGCACGGTTGCACAACACGGTCCTCTTGGGGAATATGGCGCCAATGAGATGAAATCGTCCGAAAGGCGTCACGCGAATCATGAAGATTTTTGGTTCCGGCATTTTGCTGTCGGCAATGCTTGCCTTTGCGGGTGCTCAAGGGGCGAACGCCGCCGATTACGCTGCGGATATTCCCGGCGCCGCTCCCGTGATCCCGCAGTGGGAGGTGCGCGTCGGCGGGCTTTTCCACGACACGATGAACCGCGAATCCGGCGTTGATATCAACGCGGAAGTTCTCAGCCGCTGGGGCGCCTTCGCCTTCACGGTGCCGTTCGTCAACACCCCGGCGATGCTGCGGCCGCATCTGGGCGCCAATCTCAATCTCTCCGGTGACACCTCCATGGTCTACGCGGGCTACAGCCTGACTGTGGACGTGACCGACCGCCTGTTTATCGAGGGCAGCTTCGGCGGCATGGCGCACAACGGCAACACCCAGGTCGGCAATCCGGACAAGCTGGCCTTGGGGTGCAATGTGATGTTCCGCGAATCCGCCGCCCTCGGCGTCCGCGTCACCGACCGGATGAACGTCTCGGCCATCATCGAGCATTCGTCGAACAACGGGTATTGCAACGCCAACAACGGCCTGACCAACGTCGGCGTGCGGCTTGGCTACACCTACTGAGCGAGATCGGCTGACCGGATTGTTCGCCATAACCGACCATCCTTCGAGACGCCGTCTTTGACGGCTCCTCAGGATGAGGTCTGGTAAGGTATTGTTTCAAGAGAGCTTTCCACACGACACTCCTCATCCTGAGGAGGGCGCGGCGCGCCCGTCTCGAAGGATGGGCGGCTTGCTTCTGCACTCAGGTGAGGCAAGGGCGGCGTGATTCATGAAAAACCCGCCCGCCGGTCTTCCGGGGGCGGGTTTTTTGTTTCCAAGCGCGCAGCCGCCTCAGCCGCGGCGGTCGCGGGCGGCCAGCGTGCGCAGGCGCAGGGCGTTCAGCTTGATGAAGCCGGCCGCGTCCTTCTGGTCGTAGGCGCCGGCGTCGTCCTCGAACGTCACCAGTTCCTCCGAATACAGCGAGTTCTCCGACTGGCGGCCGGTGACGATGACGTTGCCCTTGTAGAGTTTCAGCCGCACGGTGCCGGCGACCTTCGCCTGTGACTTGTCGATGGCCGCCTGCAGCATCTCGCGCTCGGGCGAGAACCAGAAGCCGTTGTAGATCAGCTCCGCGTAGCGCGGCATCAGCTCGTCCTTGAGGTGCGCGGCGCCCCGGTCCAGCGTGATGGATTCCATCGTACGGTGCGCGGTCAGCAGGATGGTGCCGCCCGGCGTCTCGTAGACGCCGCGCGACTTCATGCCGACGAACCGGTTTTCCACCAGATCCAGCCGGCCGATGCCGTTGTCGCGGCCCAGGTCGTTGAGTTTCGCGAACAGGGTGGCCGCGGACATGTGCTCGCCGTTGAGCGACACGGCGTCGCCCTTCTCGAAATCGATCTCGATCTCGGTGGCCACGTCCGGTGCGTCCATCGGATCGACGGTGCGCTGATAGACGTAGGAGGGCGCCTCCTCCCAAGGGTCCTCGAGCACTTTGCCTTCCGAGGACGAGTGCAGCATGTTGGCGTCGACGGAGAACGGCGCCTCGCCGCGCTTGTCCTTGGGCACCGGGATCTGGTGCTTTTCGGCAAAATCCAGGAGGTCCGTGCGGCTCTTGAAGGTCCAGTCGCGCCACGGCGCGATCACCTTGATATTGGGGTTGAGCGCGTAGGCTGCGAGTTCGAAGCGCACCTGGTCATTGCCCTTGCCGGTGGCGCCATGCGCGATGGCGTCCGCGCCCGTCTCTTCCGCGATCTCGATCAGCCGCTTTGAGATCAGCGGCCGGGCGATCGACGTGCCGAGCAGATAGACGCCCTCATAGACGGCGTTGGCGCGGAACATCGGGAAGACGAAGTCGGAGATGAACTCCTCACGCAGGTCGTCGATGTGGATCTCCTTGATCCCCATCATCTCGGCCTTGCGGCGGGCCGGTTCCAGCTCCTCGCCCTGGCCGAGATCGGCGGTAAACGTCACCACCTCGCAGCCGTATTCCGTCTGCAGCCATTTCAGAATGATCGAGGTGTCGAGGCCGCCGGAATAGGCAAGCACCACCTTCTTGATGTCAGCGTGGGCCATGGAGGTCGTCCGATTCGTCCGTGTTTGTGAGGGGAGAATTCGAGTTGCGCGCAATTTAGCCAAGCGCGGCGCGAGCGCAAGGGAGGAAACCGTGCCGTGCGGTCAATTGGAGCCGGAAAACCGGCGGTTCAGGCCGGGCCCGGCTCCCATCCGTCGGGCGCCATCTCGAAGCCGGAAAATTCGAAGCCGGGCGACACCGTGCAGCCGGCCAGCGTCCATGCGCCGAGGGATTCCGCGCTTTGCCAGGCGTGCGGCGGCACGATCACCTGCGGCCTCTGGTCGTTGGCGATGTCGGGCCCCAGCGTGTGTTCCGCGACGTCCTGTCCGTCGGCGCTGATGCTCAGCGCGAGCGGCGCCCCGGCGTAGAAGTGCCACATTTCCGAGGCGTCGACCCGATGCCAGCGCGAAATCTCGCCGGCGGGCAGCAGATAGTAGATGGCGGTGCTAAGGGCGCGGCCATCCGTCTTGCCCCCGTCGCGGAAGGTTTCGCGGAAATAGCCGCCTTCGGGATGGCGCTGCAACTCCAGCCGGCGGACCATTTCGTCGGCGGAGAGGCCATAGAGAGGATCGGTCATCACGTTCTCCCGTAGCTGCTTTGTCCTTCATACCATGGAGGCGATGCATGGGCGTCGCGTTGCGGTCGATCAACACCGGCGCCGCCGGCGCGATGTTCCTGGCGCGCCGGACGGTCCGACGGGTTCAGAAATTGTCCTTCCGCCGCCGCACCTCGGCAAACACCTCGGCCGCCGAAGCGCCCGGCATGCCCACCGCCTTCTGGACGCCCGCGTCGCGGGCGCGCAGGAACGGATTGGTGGCGCGTTCGGCCGCCATTGTCGTCGGCAGCGTCGGCTTGTTCTGCGCGCGCAGCGCCTCGATGTCGCGGGCGCGGCTGATAAGTGCCTCGTTGTTGGGATCGACGCTCAAGGCAAACCGTGCGTTGGCCAGTGTGTATTCGTGGCCGCAGTAGACCTCGGTCTCCGGCGGCAGCATGCCGGCGAGCTTGTCGAGCGATTCCCACATCATCGCCGGCGTGCCCTCGAAGATGCGGCCGCAGCCCAATGCGAACAGCGTGTCGCCGGTGAACGCCACCGAGGCGTCGGGAATCCAGTAGGAAATCTGGTCCAGCGTGTGCCCTGGCGTTGCGATGCAATGCACGTTGTAGGGACCGAAGGCGAAGCGGTCGCCGTCGCGCACTGTCTGGTCCACATCGCCGATTTTCTCAGCGCTGTCCTCGGGCGCGATGACCTGCGCGCCGGTGGCGCTTTTCAGCGCCGAGAGACCCTGCGTGTGGTCGGCGTGATGATGGGTGATGAAGATATGGCTCAGCGTCCAGCCGCTGTCGGTCAGTTCCGCAAGCACCGTGCCCGCGTCCGGGACGTCAATCGCGGCCGTGGCGCCTGATTGCGGATCATGGATCAGAACGCCGAAGTTGTCGTTCAGACACGTGAACTGCCGGATCTCCAGCGGGGTCATGGCCTCTCCCTTCGTCCTGTCGAATATGCGTATGCAGGATTGTCCTTGCCTACCATTGTTGGGCAATGGTTGCCAGCGCGGAGCACGCGCACCGTGCCGGGCGGCCGGGTTTCGGCCGGAGATGCCGCCTGGCGCGCGGCGATGCATTTGGACCGTTGCATGCGCGCTGCCAAACGCGTTCAATCGGCTCCGCAACAACCACAGGCCCGCGCATGTATCTCGACGTGATCGATATGAAGACGTTCTACGAACGCCCGCTGGGGCGCGTCGTGCGTCAGACCGTCGGGGCGCGAATCCGCAACATCTGGCCGGATGCCCGTGGCGAGCGGATCCTGGGCCTGGGGTATGCGACGCCTTATTTGCGGCCGTATCTCGGCACGGCCGAGCGGGTCATGGCCGGCATGCCGGGGCCGCAAGGCGTCGTGAGCTGGCCGCCCGAGGGACCCAACCGGGCGATGCTGTGCCTGGAGCACGACCTGCCGCTGCCCGATGCCTCGGTCGACCGGGTGCTGATCGTGCACGGGCTGGACATGAGCGGCGATTCGCAAGGCGCGCTGCGCGAGGTGTGGCGTGTGCTGGCGCCGGGAGGCCGGCTGATGGTGGTGGTGCCCAACCGGCGCAGCCTGTGGTCGCAGCTGGAATACTCGCCGTTCGGATATGGCCGTCCCTACTCGCGCGGCCAGCTCAGCGCCTTGCTGCGCGAGACCCGTTTCGCGCCCAAGACCCGCGAAGGCGCGCTGTTTCTGCCGCCCTTCCGGCGCAGGCTGTTTCTGCGCTCGGCGCGCACCTGGGAACGCGTCGGCGCGCGACTGTGGCCGGCCTTCGCGGGCGTCTGGATCGTGGAGGCGGAGAAGCAGCTCTACCAGAGCATTTCGACCGCGGAGAAGAAGCACGCCTCGCGGATCTTTCGTCCCGTCTTC is a genomic window containing:
- the folK gene encoding 2-amino-4-hydroxy-6-hydroxymethyldihydropteridine diphosphokinase; this translates as MSDDTQPMRAALGFGSNIGDKQAYLEDAIARIDATPEITLIARSSLYRTEPWGITDQDWFLNACALVETTLSASALLARCLEVEQELGRVRDVRWGPRKIDIDVLVFGDARIDADGLTIPHPRIHERAFVLVPLAEIWPGAPVGAGLTAAGALKDCPDVDGVTRIS
- the gloB gene encoding hydroxyacylglutathione hydrolase, which gives rise to MTPLEIRQFTCLNDNFGVLIHDPQSGATAAIDVPDAGTVLAELTDSGWTLSHIFITHHHADHTQGLSALKSATGAQVIAPEDSAEKIGDVDQTVRDGDRFAFGPYNVHCIATPGHTLDQISYWIPDASVAFTGDTLFALGCGRIFEGTPAMMWESLDKLAGMLPPETEVYCGHEYTLANARFALSVDPNNEALISRARDIEALRAQNKPTLPTTMAAERATNPFLRARDAGVQKAVGMPGASAAEVFAEVRRRKDNF
- a CDS encoding ferredoxin — encoded protein: MTSRQMRGPAARMDTHEKQKKQMAAMHLSDATRLSKRLAGAGFLALGGFHPRADDSVPAQGGAPARTLLLIGNAGPALWQRFSASPEYADGAGNPLDRFTRRVLSAIAAHFGFTPLFPFDGPPYHPFQGWALRAGGFSRAPMGVLAHEIYGPWAAFRAAFVSTERFGTFRMNGVAGPCESCTEKPCIAACPAGALTPTAYDVPLCHARLMRDHAGDAGCILGCMARLACPHGAEFTQTPEQARHHMRSFVELFR
- a CDS encoding TspO/MBR family protein; translated protein: MTKRDWLSLAFFLVLSLGGGLFIGATNLPGAWYAGLEKPAFTPPDWLFAPAWTILYVLIGIAGWRIWRARAAETPGAGAAMAAWAAQMALNLSWSPVVFTVHSLATGLAIIIALLLAIVAFIGRGAPVDRLAAALFVPYAAWVAFATALNAGLLFLN
- a CDS encoding argininosuccinate synthase, with protein sequence MAHADIKKVVLAYSGGLDTSIILKWLQTEYGCEVVTFTADLGQGEELEPARRKAEMMGIKEIHIDDLREEFISDFVFPMFRANAVYEGVYLLGTSIARPLISKRLIEIAEETGADAIAHGATGKGNDQVRFELAAYALNPNIKVIAPWRDWTFKSRTDLLDFAEKHQIPVPKDKRGEAPFSVDANMLHSSSEGKVLEDPWEEAPSYVYQRTVDPMDAPDVATEIEIDFEKGDAVSLNGEHMSAATLFAKLNDLGRDNGIGRLDLVENRFVGMKSRGVYETPGGTILLTAHRTMESITLDRGAAHLKDELMPRYAELIYNGFWFSPEREMLQAAIDKSQAKVAGTVRLKLYKGNVIVTGRQSENSLYSEELVTFEDDAGAYDQKDAAGFIKLNALRLRTLAARDRRG
- a CDS encoding acyloxyacyl hydrolase codes for the protein MKIFGSGILLSAMLAFAGAQGANAADYAADIPGAAPVIPQWEVRVGGLFHDTMNRESGVDINAEVLSRWGAFAFTVPFVNTPAMLRPHLGANLNLSGDTSMVYAGYSLTVDVTDRLFIEGSFGGMAHNGNTQVGNPDKLALGCNVMFRESAALGVRVTDRMNVSAIIEHSSNNGYCNANNGLTNVGVRLGYTY
- a CDS encoding cupin domain-containing protein — encoded protein: MTDPLYGLSADEMVRRLELQRHPEGGYFRETFRDGGKTDGRALSTAIYYLLPAGEISRWHRVDASEMWHFYAGAPLALSISADGQDVAEHTLGPDIANDQRPQVIVPPHAWQSAESLGAWTLAGCTVSPGFEFSGFEMAPDGWEPGPA
- a CDS encoding class I SAM-dependent methyltransferase, which codes for MYLDVIDMKTFYERPLGRVVRQTVGARIRNIWPDARGERILGLGYATPYLRPYLGTAERVMAGMPGPQGVVSWPPEGPNRAMLCLEHDLPLPDASVDRVLIVHGLDMSGDSQGALREVWRVLAPGGRLMVVVPNRRSLWSQLEYSPFGYGRPYSRGQLSALLRETRFAPKTREGALFLPPFRRRLFLRSARTWERVGARLWPAFAGVWIVEAEKQLYQSISTAEKKHASRIFRPVFATDGTPRESF